ATCTTTATGTTGATACGGAAAAAATAAAAAATCCTTCTGAAAACTACAATGGAAAGAATCTCAGAAAGTACAATATTAATAGCATTGATGAGGATACATTGAAAATGCTGGGATTTACAAAAAAGGAAATAACAAAACTCATGCCGGAAATAAAAAATGGAAATGTCCGTTCCAATATTGACCTTGAAAAGATTATTGGAAGTGAAAGGTATGAGGAAGTTGAGAAGAGAATAAAATATAGTGAGTAGGGATATTGACTTTTCCATTTTAGAATGTTATTATATTTTTATGTACAAATATCGATATATAATATATGAAATAAAAATATTATTTTAAAAATGGGAAGTGAATGCTATGAGTAATAAAAAAAGATACGGATTAAATTTTGATTTTATAATCTTAAGAGTAAAAAATATTGAAAAAATGAAGGATTTCTATGTTAAGTTATTAAAAATGAAAATTCTGAAGGATGAGAAAAATACTGATAAAAGGGAAATTTCGCTAGGAACTGAAACAAAAGAAATAATAAGACTTATTTCCTATGGGAATGAAGAAATAAAAGGATATGATGAGACAAATGTGTATCATATTGCATATTTATTACCTGAAAGGGAAGATTTAGGAAACTTTTTGAGAAACTGTGTGAAGGAGCAGATAAAACTTGACGGAGTAGGGGATCATGATGTAAGTGAAGCGATTTATCTGACAGATCCTGAAGGAAATGGGATTGAAGTTTATGCTGACAGGGATTATCATAACTGGAAATGGGAAAATGGCCATGTCGTTATGGGGACAGAACAGGTGGATGTTGAAGACCTGCTTAGAATTTCTGACAATATGCCGGAATTTTCAATTCCTGAGGGAACAAAAATAGGTCATATCCACATGGAATCTTCAGATATTGAAAATGATAAAAATTTTTATGTTGAAAAATTAGGTCTTAATATAGTTTCAGAAATGCCAAAGGCTTATTTCCTTTCGGTAGATGGATATCATCATCATTTTGGAATGAATCAGTGGAATGGTATGAGAAAAATCCCTAAAAAAACAAATTCTACTGGAGTTGAAGAAATTTATGCAACAATGGATAAAGAAAAATTTAAAAATATTTTTTCAGAAAAAAATGGAAATAAAGCAGTTATTGAGCTTCCAAATGGAATAAAACTGGCTGTAATCGCTGAATAGAATAAAAAACATATAAAATTAAAGATTTTGGGAGATATGAAAAGAAGGAGATAAATTTTAGAAGTGACATTTACTATTGCAATTTACCTTCTTACTGAAATTAGAAAAAAATAGTTGACATATCTCTCAAAATTTATTAGAATATATAAGTATTAAAAATATTAATAATGGTGTTATGCCCGAGTGGTGAAATTGGTAGACGCAACGGACTCAAAATCCGTCGATAGTGATATCGTGCCGGTTCGACTCCGGCCTCGGGCACCACTGAATTAGTAAAATGTTGTATATATAGTGCAAAACAGTATTTATGCTGAATTGCACTTTTTCTTTTTATTTATACTATTTCAGAGGTAACTATAATTAAATAAAATTCAAATAAATTTCTTGTTGTTTAAATTTATTTGGGCTCTATAATATATATGGGGGTGGAAAAAGAAAAAATAGGAAAATGCCCCATATGTGGCAATTTTATATATGAAAATCAGAAAAGCTATTACTGCAGCAATTACAAAGAAGGCTGTAAATTTAATCTGTGGAAAGATACAAAATATTTTGATCAAGTCTTAAAAATAACAAAAGAAAAAGCAAAAAAATTACTGAAAGGGGAAAAAGCAAAATTTAAACTGAAAAGTAAAACAGAAAATGATTATGAAGCATATTTTACTATTGAAATGAAAAGAAAATATGTGAATTAAAAAAAAGGAGATTTTGTTGGGAGTAAGAAGAAAAAAAATAGAAATACTATTGATAGAAAAAGACGATGTTAAGACTGGAAAATTTTGAAAAATAATATGAAAAATTTTATGTTTTTTGCTTTTAATAAAGGAAGTGAGGAGATAGAAAAATCCTTATTGATTTTTTTAAAAAAATTGAGGTATAATATGAACATAAATTATATTATTTTTTGGGAGGAAAAATGGAAATATTAAAACTTTTATCTCATAATATTCTTATTGAAGAAGAAAAAATAGTAGAAAATAAAATTACAAATGAAGAAGCTAAAGACTTTTTTAATAGTATAATTGATGAGGTTCTTGAAAAAGAAACAAAAAAATCTTATAAACCGAGGACATCAACAACAGAAGTTATATCAATTATTACAAAAGTATTAGAAGATATGGATTCAAATGAAGAGTTACTTGTAAATATTTCGAAAAGACTTTTAAAATATGAGATAAGTACCCAAAAAGATATAGATAAATTAGGAACTAAGATAAAAAAGGGGTGTTTGCTTCAAGCATATATAAAAAAAGATGAAAAAAAATATTTTATAATAACTAAAATAGAAGCAACAGATGGTTTAGATATGACTGAATTAAGAATGAGAGCTATTTTACCTTCTTCAAAAAAAATAATAAAAAATGCCCTATTTGAAATAAATGAAGATGAAGAATTTGGAGATATATTTTTATCAGATACTAATGCTAATATTTCGAAGTACTGGTATGATGATTTCTTAGAACTTGAAGAAATGACAACTGATGAAATGAATACTCAAAAAACATATGGAATTATTATGAAAGAAATAAAAAATAAATTAGAAAAAACTTTTCCATCAGACTATACATTTTGTAGAAATGCTTGTATAACTTTTTTTAAAACAAAAGAAACTTTTGATTTAAATGATGCCGTAAATGATATTTTTTTATCATATAATTTTGAAAATAATGAAATAAAAAAAGAAGATATAATAGAAAAAATAAAAAGCAAAATTAAGAAAGAAAATTTAGATACTCAATTTACTCTGAAAAAAGATGTTATAAAAAATAGGTTGACGAAAATGAGAAAACGTGTAAATAAGGAAATTTCAATTGAAATAGACGGATATGTTGAAAATATAAAAGATAATATATATTCTACTGAGCAAAATGGAGAAAAATATATTATAATAAAATTGACAGAAGAAGAAACATACAAATTCTTTAATTGGTCAGATAATGAATAATGAGCAAAATATGGCAGAGGGAGGTGAATAAATGGATAGAACAATAATATTAGAAGATTTTGATAGATGTGTATTAAAAATACCGTTATCCTTTAAGATTGATGAAATTTTAAAAATACTACATGAATTAAAAGAAATTTTTCCTGATAGAGATGGCGTTGAAATAGAAATTTATCACGAATATGAAAATATTGATGAAGTTACAAAAGAAGTTATTGAAAAAGCTATTGAATTGTTAGAGGAAGAAGATGAAAGTGAAAAAAATATAGAAATAGAAATTTCCAAAGAAATTAAAGATTCAACTTTATCCATTTATTCATTAGAAAAATTTACTGATACTTTAAAATCACGAAAAATGGAAGATTTGCTGTTTAATTTTTCAAGTAGATCTAAAGAAAAAGGTCTCATTTTCCATTTGTTAAGGAATAATTATAAATTTGGAAGTAATAAATATATATTTATTAACGATAGAGAAACTGGACTGTCTTTATTAAAAAATGAAATAAATGATTACATAATTCCAGAAAGAGATGAATTGTGTAATATAAATTCAAAAGAAAAAATAGATTTCTTACCCAACGAATTCCATTTAAATTATAGAACAGAAGAGTACTTAGAAATTGAAAAAATATTTGATAGTTTAACATTTGCTCTTTCAATGATCGCTATATCTAATTATTCTCGTTTTTCAGGAAATGATTTAGAATATTCGATTATAGGATATAAAAACATGAGAGGTAAGATAGAATTAACAAATTGTTTTTCTGATTTTTCAGAAATAAATAAGATATATGATATATTTACATGGATTTATAAAGAAAAAGATAATATTTTAGAAAGAATGGAAATTTCGAGAAATACAATTACACTATATTCTTTAGATGATAATATTTTGAAAGTAAAAGATAATATTCTAAGTTCTATTAAATCAAGTTATGGTCTTTACTTAAAGAAAAATGTTGATAGTTATATAAAAACTCTTAAAGAGCTACAAGAGTTACTAAAATATTTAGAAGATAATTTTTTAGATATACAGGAAAAATTCAGTAGTAAATTTAAAGTTAATATTGGTGCTATTTTTACATTTTTTATGACGACTGTTTTATTT
This window of the Leptotrichia sp. oral taxon 215 str. W9775 genome carries:
- a CDS encoding VOC family protein, translating into MSNKKRYGLNFDFIILRVKNIEKMKDFYVKLLKMKILKDEKNTDKREISLGTETKEIIRLISYGNEEIKGYDETNVYHIAYLLPEREDLGNFLRNCVKEQIKLDGVGDHDVSEAIYLTDPEGNGIEVYADRDYHNWKWENGHVVMGTEQVDVEDLLRISDNMPEFSIPEGTKIGHIHMESSDIENDKNFYVEKLGLNIVSEMPKAYFLSVDGYHHHFGMNQWNGMRKIPKKTNSTGVEEIYATMDKEKFKNIFSEKNGNKAVIELPNGIKLAVIAE